In Hyla sarda isolate aHylSar1 chromosome 9, aHylSar1.hap1, whole genome shotgun sequence, the following proteins share a genomic window:
- the LOC130290419 gene encoding cytochrome P450 2A10-like isoform X3, which produces MTLRNFGMGKRSIEERIQEEAQFLMAEFRKAKCQPLDLTFYFAKAVSNVICSVVFGDRFEYEDREYLMLLGLLDEIFKGFSSVWGQMYNVYPKVMGKLPGPHQKMFNAIDGIQEFITKRVKMHKETLDLNNPRDFIDCFLIKMEQEKNIPETEFHMEGIVNTTFDLFGAGTETVSTTLRYGLMILLKHPDVEERIHQEIDKVIGRNRAPCVEDRSRMPYADAVIHEIQRFIDLIPLGIPHKVARDLKFRDFFIPKGTTIYPLLSSVLRDPKQFKYPNEFNPGHFLDDQCKFRKNDGFMPFSSGKRICLGEGLARMELFLFFTTILQNFTLRSHVDKEEIDLTPLMSGFANYPHHYQLSFIPR; this is translated from the exons atgacattaaGGAACTTTGGGATGGGTAAAAGGAGCATTGAAGAGAGAATTCAAGAAGAGGCCCAGTTCCTTATGGCAGAATTCCGAAAGGCCAAAT GCCAACCACTGGACCTAACTTTCTATTTTGCCAAAGCTGTTTCAAATGTCATCTGTTCGGTGGTCTTTGGAGATCGATTTGAGTATGAGGACAGAGAATATCTGATGCTCCTGGGTCTCCTAGATGAAATCTTCAAAGGTTTTAGCTCTGTTTGGGGACAG ATGTACAATGTCTATCCTAAAGTTATGGGAAAACTCCCAGGGCCTCATCAAAAAATGTTCAATGCTATTGATGGTATTCAGGAATTTATAACAAAACGTGTAAAAATGCATAAGGAAACTCTGGATCTCAACAATCCTCGGGATTTCATTGACTGCTTCCTCATTAAGATGGAACAG GAAAAGAACATTCCTGAAACTGAGTTTCATATGGAAGGCATTGTCAATACAACATTTGATTTGTTTGGTGCTGGGACTGAAACTGTTAGCACAACACTGCGTTACGGATTGATGATTCTCCTCAAGCATCCAGATGTTGAAG AACGCATCCATCAAGAGATTGACAAAGTCATTGGAAGAAACAGGGCTCCGTGTGTAGAAGATCGCTCTCGTATGCCCTATGCGGATGCTGTAATCCATGAAATTCAAAGATTTATTGACCTCATACCATTGGGTATCCCACACAAAGTAGCGCGGGACCTGAAGTTTAGAGATTTTTTTATTCCCAAG GGTACGACCATCTACCCCTTGCTCAGTTCTGTTCTACGAGATCCGAAGCAGTTTAAATACCCAAATGAGTTCAATCCCGGACATTTCTTAGATGATCAATGCAAGTTTAGGAAAAATGATGGATTCATGCCATTTTCTTCAG GAAAACGAATCTGTCTCGGAGAAGGCCTCGCAAGAATGGAGCTCTTCCTGTTTTTCACCACCATCTTACAGAACTTCACTCTTCGGTCACACGTGGACAAAGAAGAAATAGACTTAACACCTTTAATGAGTGGATTTGCTAATTATCCTCATCATTACCAGCTGTCCTTCATCCCACGCtga